The genomic stretch ttttcttgagggtGGTGGATCTTGGCGCTATAGTATTGTTTCTCCATGATGACTTAATGAGACCTAGTGACTGTGAAACGGCCTCTCCACAAAGTGagggtaaggttgcatacattATTACCCTCCCCAGACCCGATGGATCTCTTCATCTCAAAAAACTTCATCATACCTTACCAAGAGAACATTTATCACATCTGAAGCAAAATATACAGTAAAATGCAGTTGGGTTGGAATGTGAAACCAACCCAGTTTCAAGTGCTTTTGGAAATTCCTCAAGAGGCTTTAATAGTTCAGTCTGCAAGACTAGTTGACAGCATTAGAAGCTCAGGGTGCACAACAGATAAGGATGTGCTGAGATTAGTAGAAAGACATAACTGGTACTGGATGCTGTAATACGgatatgctgagattaggacaTAACTGGTACTAGATGCTGTAATGAAATCTACTGAACTTGGATTAAAGGTCTGTTTACTTGTCATTGTTGCCATCTTTTGGTAAAGGAAAAATGGTGcttcatggtagtgatcatagcccccaggacaAAGTCCCCGTATGGGAAGCAATACTTCGACAAGaccaactaacaatagtagacCATGCCAACTCGAACCCAACCAGCCGACACGAGCAGTGATGAGGCAAGGGCTAGCCACCCCATTGGCGAATATGGATCTCAGTTGGATATAAATCTGCTACACCATAGCTGTCAAGGCGTCTTCTAGGCATCCAGGCAGTTTGTCTCGCTTTGCCTTAAATTTTTGCGCCCCCTTGATGGCCTTGGCTTACCTaggcaccatgacaactatgtacTGCAGAAGTACAGCTGAACTTCAGATATCGAATAGGCTAGGATACAATTAAAAATCACAAGTCGCAATAATCTACGAAATCAAGAAGCAATTATCCTCTTCATAAATAGTAAAAGCAAGTGAACAAagcattctttatttttatacacTTGACAGTAGTAAATGAGCAAAACAAATTAATTAGCAACGAAATGATACCTAGAATCAACATAACTCTCAACATCCCAGAGGAAAGCCCCAAAAGTCAGAGCCTCCAAAACAAGCCTCTTCAACCCACCAAAGCTTATTCTGACGAGTTCATCCTTGGTAGAATCAGCAGTACCCTGAGGTGTGATCACAATCTCAGGCCTCCCAAACAATGCTTCTGTATGCTTCTCAATGATACTAATAGCTTCCTTGGATCTAATTGTTGCATATCTTTGCAAAGTCTCAGCATCGAATGACATCACATAGGTCCTTAGTCTTGACTGCTTAATCCCATGCCCAAATCCCCCAGGACTGAATTTACCATATGAAACCTCTTGCTCAGCATGTTTTGAATCTGGAGACACCTCAATACCACTGGGTCCCTTATCCTCTGCCATGGCATGCCCATTATAACTCCTTTCTTCATTTAGTCCATCGGGGAGGATCTTCATTGTCTTCTCAAGCTGGAACCGCTGATCAACTCGCTTGAGGAAATAACCATACATTACTGATGCAGCATAGACTTGCCCAACCCTGATTTTGCTCATCTGTGCAGTAGTTTTCGGGTCTGCAACTCGATTCCCTAAGATGAGAGTCAGGTGGTTTTTGATCATTTCATAGGCTTCTGGTGAGTGCAGCTGCGCAAGCTTCTCCTCTTGACTCGGCCATGAGTATACTCGATCAGAAGGGTTGGATGAAGACGGTGAGGATATTGCGGGTATCAAAGATAAATTTGCATCCATGAATTTCTGAACAACTAGTGCATACAGAATCTCTTCTAAAGCCTTTGTCCTCTCATTGGCCTTGACTTCAGCTATTCTCctataatttttaaaaagtaaacaaaagtaaaataaatgttAGATTATCAAATTGTAACATCATACCGTGAAATAATCTATTCATAACCTGTGGCTTGACATGATATCCACCTGTACAAAACAAGATCAGTGCCAGAAATAGAAGGCTCTTCTTTATGTTTCTCAGCCTCACGGTCAGTTTCAAGTTGTTTAAGCTGCTGGTCGACAGCAGCTGGGACCAGATGAGGATGACTTTTCAAGATCTGAGACAAGAACTGCCCAACCGGAGACTCCAATTCAAGAGGAGCGATTGGAGTTGCTTCTTCTGC from Macadamia integrifolia cultivar HAES 741 chromosome 14, SCU_Mint_v3, whole genome shotgun sequence encodes the following:
- the LOC122061778 gene encoding UV-B-induced protein At3g17800, chloroplastic-like isoform X2, which translates into the protein MTISPLQIRPIRQYLSNPSQSRALTANPPSPSLSLAVGCSHLSFVWMEAAAVLQSSYGFCKPSSFVVRSGHVAASVPDVVSLNTKFRFPNRLIKHSPSIALPNQGRKKSTFVRRKSILVMASSSSYESAEEATPIAPLELESPVGQFLSQILKSHPHLVPAAVDQQLKQLETDREAEKHKEEPSISGTDLVLYRRIAEVKANERTKALEEILYALVVQKFMDANLSLIPAISSPSSSNPSDRVYSWPSQEEKLAQLHSPEAYEMIKNHLTLILGNRVADPKTTAQMSKIRVGQVYAASVMYGYFLKRVDQRFQLEKTMKILPDGLNEERSYNGHAMAEDKGPSGIEVSPDSKHAEQEVSYGKFSPGGFGHGIKQSRLRTYVMSFDAETLQRYATIRSKEAISIIEKHTEALFGRPEIVITPQGTADSTKDELVRISFGGLKRLVLEALTFGAFLWDVESYVDSST
- the LOC122061778 gene encoding UV-B-induced protein At3g17800, chloroplastic-like isoform X1, which translates into the protein MTISPLQIRPIRQYLSNPSQSRALTANPPSPSLSLAVGCSHLSFVWMEAAAVLQSSYGFCKPSSFVVRSGHVAASVPDVVSLNTKFRFPNRLIKHSPSIALPNQGRKKSTFVRRKSILVMASSSSYESAEEATPIAPLELESPVGQFLSQILKSHPHLVPAAVDQQLKQLETDREAEKHKEEPSISGTDLVLYRRIAEVKANERTKALEEILYALVVQKFMDANLSLIPAISSPSSSNPSDRVYSWPSQEEKLAQLHSPEAYEMIKNHLTLILGNRVADPKTTAQMSKIRVGQVYAASVMYGYFLKRVDQRFQLEKTMKILPDGLNEERSYNGHAMAEDKGPSGIEVSPDSKHAEQEVSYGKFSPGGFGHGIKQSRLRTYVMSFDAETLQRYATIRSKEAISIIEKHTEALFGRPEIVITPQGTADSTKDELVRISFGGLKRLVLEALTFGAFLWDVESYVDSRYHFVAN